TGTTAGATTACCGTCAGACCAGGAGGCAGATAAATACGGACAAATGCTAATGGGCATTACTGCATGGATGCACACGTAGGCATGTGCACTCCTGCAGGGAGATGCTGACTCTATTATGGAGCAGTGCTGAAATATTCTCTgcaaattgaatttaaaaacagAGGCTACTGTCCCCTGGTGGCTGATGTTGATATGGAGCTCCTTAGCTGTATGGTGGTCAAATGTAAATGGTTGACCCATAAGCTTCAACAAAGCCTGACAGAGCTGGAAGTTAGAATGAAAGGTCTGTAATTAGTGAAGAACTGACCAGTCGGCGAGCGTCGCAGCAGCCTCGGGTGGGGGGGAAGCTGACACAACAAATACACCCAAGTGGGCTTGATCCAATCCACTTTTAACAACCAGTAATTTCATGTTGCATTTTCAAGCATGAATGCCCAACTGTGTTTGCTCTGTGTGCACTCTGACCCCTGTCCCTCATCCCCATGACCAACCCCCACCAGTTCACCTCATTCTGCAGAATGTGGCCCAGCTTAAACTGGCCCTCTCAACACGACAAACTGCAGGCCCCCCTAATCAGCTCATTTAGGGCAGATCAATGGCACCGATGACAAGAGCCTGGACCGAGGCCGCGCTCCTGATGAAGGCCGAACAAAAACAGCCTTCTTAAAGGATGGCCTCGGAGCAAATAGCCCGCGGGTGAGGGGGTCAGGGGGTTGGTGACCTGAGTGGGTGCGGTAGTCGAGGTGTCCGGCTGGGACCATGCGAGGGGGTAGGTCTGCGTCCCCGGCGTTCCCCATTGGTGAGCCAGCTGAACAAACAGCTAGAAACAAGGCCGAGCTACAGTGTGGAGaaatgcagagctgcagcacagagctgGTCCACAGGCTGACTGGAGCCccgggacagagggagggacagcGAGGGACAGAGGGATTGATAGAACGAGGACAGAGTGGGAGACAGAGTGAGGGACAGAGCGAAGACAGCAAAGGAGAGAGCGAGGACAGAGTGATGGATAAAGCAAGGACAGAGTGAGGACAGAGCGAGGGACAAAGGGAGAGTTGTCTTCTCTGGAGAAAAAGAGCCTGTCTGATCACATGGAAGACACAAATGCAACTGCAGTGTGGACATGCATGTACACatgctcactcacacacagcatgcattcctgcacacacacacacacacccacacacacaaacacacacacacacttgtaattGTGTGGATTACTATACACAAACactatttttacatgttttgagtTTACATTTCTAATATTATTTATGATCAATGCCACATTGTGGACACAAGTGAAGAAATGGAACCCCCCACTTCCATCCCATTACATCAAGCTTGAGTGTGTTTTAGTATCACTAAAAGAACAAATATAAGAAATACGCTCAATATATCAGAATCTATTTTACTTTATAtagcactttattttatcattaagCATTATAAACAATTAATACTTGTTAGAGATTGTGCTCTCTAGGTACTTGTAGTGTAAATGTTTATAACTGTCTTGAACATTCAACCTCAATAAACCAAAACTCCTTTAGAAAGTAAAACATGATGATCACATCAGGATAAATGGTGCCAGTTGGGACTATATTACCCAACTtcactaaaacataaatgatattcaaGGACTTGTATCAGACAGATGATATTACTGACAATGAAATAatgtagatttaaaaaaaaaaaaatatatatatatatattttggcTCCCCAAGTTCAGTTTATCCGTCTGTTAGCCTCTTGGAGCTACTTGAAGAAGTTGGTCACGGATGTCACATTAACTGAGGATGACCTCCATTTGAAGAAGGTCTCATCCTGGATGACTTCTTCATCCCACAGCACATCAAAAAACATCCGCAGCAGACCTacacggacacacaccagcaaaaaTCACAGGAATAAGTCAATAGAAAAACACCACTGGCTTCTGAATTTGTAGTTCaaagttaaaatgaacaaagccgTGACCGTTGAGGTGGATAGATGGGACACTCACCATCAGGTTGGTCTATGTGGACCACCAGTTGCTGCACAACGTTCAGAACCACCAGCTGCTTGTGGTCATCCTTGATGAACCTCTTGAGGAGGCTCGCTCTGTCGAGCAGCTCATAGGTGTTCAGCGTATAAACcccacctgacaacacaaacactctcttcaCACCACTGTAAAGAAACTGAACACATCTAATCATGGACCATAAAGTGTCCCAGACTGGTTTTGTGCTCACATAATGTAAAACAGACGTCTATGTGGAGTAAAACTAATGaatcatgtttttggacagaaacaggctgagttTTCTGCCTCTATATGACATTATAGAACACTTACAGTCAACAATGACTGACTGGCACACTGCTCTCATCAAGGCCCTCACAAACCCGTCTGATGACCTCTGCCTGTTGTTGAGGGTGTtctgggagggggagaggaacctTTGTTAGTTTCATGCCTACAGTAACAATCTCTCCAGACAAATCCAGTTTAAAGGTCATTCTCATCGGGAGTTACCTGGATCCACTCTTCTAATTTATCATTTACAGGGTTGTTCTGGAGGAGTCTTTTCAGTGCTTGATACACTTCTTCCTCATTGCAATCCACCATTCCACCATTCACTGGTGCCTCCTCCTTTGCGAACAACTCTGATAAGGGCTTTGAGGATCCACCTTTTGGGGTGGTCTTGTGTTCAACTGCAAAGAGCAACAAGTAGTGAAAACCCCCATCCAGATGTctgctttaaaaatgcacccaatcttttggtttttcagttatttacctGTAATTTTGTTGACTTTAATCTGTGTTCCTCTGTTTATCTTTTGTTCATCCAGGTACACAACAGGTTCTCTCTCTTTCGGTCGCCAGGTGTTTCTCATGCTCCTGTATTCATATTTTTCTGGTGACCGAAAAGTTGAGCTGCTGCCCCTATGGtaccgctgcttcctgtctccttcACAGTTGCGTCTGGAGTCCTGGTTGAACTTCCCAGGAATCGCCTTCTTCAACtggagctgctccctctcttcagcCTGCTTCACCTCTTGGTGAAGTTGCTGGATGGTTTTGGGTCCTTCGTCTTTCCTTCGGGGCACCCAGTTGTTCTGAAGGCCACACGTGAGATGTGATGAGAATTCAACTTGCAGACTATATTCATGATTTAACCATCAAAGAGTCTCACCTTTCTTAGGGCCACAACATCCTGCAACATGAATTTGATTCTTGAGGACATCTTCTGCTCCTTCAGTAGGTTGCATATGTTGCTACAGTAGCTATCAAGTTTTggctaaaaggaagaaaataatagGAAGAAAATAAGAGTCCCACTCATTCAGTTTATGCGTagacagtgtgtgagtgtgtgtgtttgtatgtatatgtgtttgtgtgtgtgtgtgtgtgtgtgtgttgcgcaCAGCTCTCcttaccctctcagtcccagtgtCCAGGTCCTTCCCCACTGTGGACAGGAgcttgcacacacactccagagagTCCTCGCACTCGTCCTGGAGGAGTTTACCTAtgcaggtgtgtatgatgggctCCCAGATCATCTTCAGCTTAAAAAGCTCTCCGATAAACCTCACGGTCCCCAGCAAACGCACACGGGTCTTGTGTCTGGTCTGCTCCAGGTCCTTTGGGGGCAGATTTGCATGTATTCAATTTAGGTGAAACACTGTAAAGGTTACATTTAAGTTTATGTTCAAAATCGAACTATTCTACCGTTCTTGCCAGTGGAGCAAGCACACTTTtgtaggaaaaacaaaaagttcTCATGAAAGGTGCATTGATAAAGCTGAGCTTCAGTCCAATAATTGCACTGGCATATTTGGTTCTGCTGTAGGCGTGCCGCTACTCACCTCTTGAACAGACACatccttttccttttgtgtcAGGAGTCCACAGTTCTGGAACTCCATCTGACATCTTGTGAGCAGACGTTTATGGAAGAGGACGAAGTCATTGCTGCTCTGGGACGAGACCATCAGCTGATGTGGGAAAGGTTTGGCATATTAGTAACAATAATCTGGTCCAAATTCAACCAATCGTACGGACAAAGAATGCAGAGTTTACCCCCTTCAGATGGTGACACATCTTAGCATAGGTTGCGCTGTAGCTCTGCTCAGACAAAGCTTTGTTAACGATGAGCTCAACGACCGCGTTCAGCGTCTCCTCAGTATCGATGTTGAGCTCATCCACCTGCTTCATGAGGCTCTCAAACATCTCAGGGGTGAGCTTGTTTAAAATGCCCCGAAAAGTTCTGATGACCTTCTCAGTTGCCCCTGCTGTCCGTCCATTTCCCTCGCCACCACGCTGGGGGCTTCCGATGGAGGGAACCTGTCCTGCCTGGTAAATGTTAGTGGTCATAGTTGGAGTCTGgaaccacaagaaaaaacaaacatttgctatAATTTACAATGACAAGTAAATTTATACTGTCAGATACAAATACACCATCTTCTTTGAAGTGTTAAATGGTTTCGAGTTCATTTTTACTTTACAAAGCCTGAGGGAAAATTCCACCCTAACGTTTCCATAAtggcctgtttttttgtttggggCTTTGAATTAATTGAAGAATATGGAGGTGGCGGTAGCtattggggactgggctgaggagcggaGGGTTCTTAGTTCaggccccagtgcagacaaagcGAGGaaggtagtaggggaaggtgtaAGAAGCACCGCCtagtcagagcactgccaaggtacccttgagcaaggtaccaaacccacaatagctcacatagggccctgtgatgaactcaaCCAGGGGTATACCCTGCCTTCGCATATATGGgtgccctccccatgaccccgaaaagGATAAAGCGGTCATGAAGATATGAGAATATGAATACTTTTGGTAAAAACGCTTCATAGTTTCAAGAAAACTAAAAGTGCAGCCTTGTAAAAGCTCAGTGGAAGTGATCTTAAAACTATCAGAAAGGGAGAGTTCACTCACTTGTAGTAGAAATTTAGTATTAAGACTGGAGTTTTGCTGGTTGTTCCTTGAATGTTACGATTAGCATTAACTCTTAATATTTTAGCAGGTGCTTTTTATAGGATTAAGTTTAACTAACCTTCAGTTGGATTTAACTATGTAGACTTTAGGTCTTTTATGTGAGATCTTTTGCCtttaattcaataaaaaaaaacctgtctttCATGTTGAGACTTtgatcctttgacctttgatgtgctctgtgaCTCCGCCTCTCCAAGCAGATCCCCCATCTGGCTTTGTGCTTATGTTTTAGTTCTAACAGTCAATCCTCCATCTACTTTGTTCCTTAGAAGTGATCTCGCTCTCATCAGTTTTATTCCATTAATTAAACCAAATTCATTTCTACAGTGTCCATAAAGAATTCCACAGGTCTAAAACCAACTCATCTGTGTTCAATTTGATTTGCAGCAGTTGAGAAGCATGTGTGAAGCATttgttcattgttttatttttagtttctACAGGCTGTAGAttatgagctacttcctgtttatcaGACTACACATCAGAATCACATGACATGGTCGTGTGAGTCCAGTGACCAatcaaaaaaaaaccatgtctcagccaatcacaaacTTGGTCCTTCTGCAAAAAACAATTCCGATTGCAGGCACGCTAGAAgattgatgagaaaacacatttcaggtTTTAATATTGCAATGAGGGCAATTTCTGAAACTTATACAGATCAATCATTAGGGGCACCGGATGCTATTCACAGGGTTTTCTTTATGAGGACCttggaaaatgtcctcacaataaaaatgtcctcacacgtTAGGTTGTTTGTCAAGTATTGTCTTCACAAATATAGCAATACAAGaatacttacacacacacacacacacacacactatctcaTGCACACTCCATGACTTCACACAGCCTCTGTGGCTCTCTCATCTCCAACAAAAGGCCTGTGTCTATCTGGTTTCTGCTCAAAATAACAGTCCTCTATCTTCATCCTATTGATCTCTGCTGGTCAGTTCCTCCACAAACCATCCACTGTTTCTAAAAATCTGACCCGTTTGACATCCATCCAAGGGTTGGCACATTCCAGGAACTATTCCATATCTGCGGCATTATCCATGAGCCATTCATCCTTTTACAGTACCGATTATGTAAAATCTCAGGGCAAAAGCCGAGATTGAGGAAAAAAAGTCTGCCTGGACCAGGTCAACCAGAGACCCATTCCCATTTGCATGTGGTGCAGTTCTGGTGTAACAGACTCAAAGAAAGAttaaactgcacacacacacacacagacacacacacacctcttgaTGGCACCCCTCTGACAGCCTGTCAATCAACCCTTCAATCCATCACAGCCTCTGGGAATACTGGTAATACTGGTGTAATGGTGagagttttttttctctaaacttattgcatttttctttcctggATTTTGAGAAAATTAACATAAAGTGTCGTTTATCGGGGTGAAAGAGGATTTTCGGTGAACTTATGTTCAGGT
Above is a genomic segment from Takifugu rubripes chromosome 2, fTakRub1.2, whole genome shotgun sequence containing:
- the LOC101079047 gene encoding eukaryotic translation initiation factor 4 gamma 3-like — its product is MTTNIYQAGQVPSIGSPQRGGEGNGRTAGATEKVIRTFRGILNKLTPEMFESLMKQVDELNIDTEETLNAVVELIVNKALSEQSYSATYAKMCHHLKGLMVSSQSSNDFVLFHKRLLTRCQMEFQNCGLLTQKEKDVSVQEDLEQTRHKTRVRLLGTVRFIGELFKLKMIWEPIIHTCIGKLLQDECEDSLECVCKLLSTVGKDLDTGTERPKLDSYCSNICNLLKEQKMSSRIKFMLQDVVALRKNNWVPRRKDEGPKTIQQLHQEVKQAEEREQLQLKKAIPGKFNQDSRRNCEGDRKQRYHRGSSSTFRSPEKYEYRSMRNTWRPKEREPVVYLDEQKINRGTQIKVNKITVEHKTTPKGGSSKPLSELFAKEEAPVNGGMVDCNEEEVYQALKRLLQNNPVNDKLEEWIQNTLNNRQRSSDGFVRALMRAVCQSVIVDCGVYTLNTYELLDRASLLKRFIKDDHKQLVVLNVVQQLVVHIDQPDGLLRMFFDVLWDEEVIQDETFFKWRSSSVNVTSVTNFFK